Below is a genomic region from Miscanthus floridulus cultivar M001 chromosome 1, ASM1932011v1, whole genome shotgun sequence.
TTACTGCTGCAAATTAGTCTGACAATGCACATTACTGCTGTCCCCAACCATTCTATCTAGGTAGCACTTAGAGTTGCTGCTATCCAAAAGCTATCAGGTAAGCTGCTGAACAAAAGTTAGCAGTGCAGTGGCTGATATACAAAAGCTGCTAGCAGTTAAGTTACTGCTGCACAAAAGAAGGAAGCAACAGACAGTGTTTTGCTGCTTTACAAAAGGATTACATATCACACATGCATGAATTTAGTTTTCAGCTTCAGTTGGAGCCTTCTTCTTCTGCAGGTGTAGTTCTTGTGCCTTCATGGTTGCAATCCTTTTTCTCTCAGATTTGGAAATTGTGGTTAGAGGCACAGGTCTTGCTGCTGGAATGTTAGAGCTAATGAAAGCTGAGTCAGGGAGAGGTTGGTTCACTTGTATCCTGCTCTGGGTTGACTGCAACATAAAATTATTTTAGTTAGAAATATAGCTATTGAAAGGCTAAGATGGGCTGGTGACTGACCTCTTGTTCCATATGTGATACCATGGTGGCACTGAGTTGGCTCATCAAAGGAATAGTGGAGTCTGACCACATAACCACCTATACAATAGTGTGCACAAAAATGTCAGTACACAAAGTACCCTTTCACATAGAGCATGGCAAAAAAAATTTAATAGACCTAGCTCTGTATTGGCCCATCATCATCCATCTCTTCTGGTTGGCGTCCTCCTAGATGGGCTTGTTCTTCTGGTTGGGCATTGCTTGTCTGCCTTGGTGGCAGGACACCAGCCTTTCTCAAGGTACATCCCTTTTTATTATGGCCTGCATCTCCACAATATCTGCAGTGCATGGTGACACCATGTTTTGACAATCTTGGACCTTGGGGGCCTTGAAACTCATGTGGCTGCTTCTTTCTAGACTTGGGAGGCCTGCCCACCTTCTTGTCATAAATAGGAGGAAGTATTTCTGTTGATGCCACCTTGTCCCATGTACTTTTGTCCTTGCATGGTCTTATATGTTGTCCATAAGCAAGTAGGTAGGAAGTAGTGGAGTAGCATTCTGGTAGCACAGATTCAGGTGCAACTCTTTCATGCCTCAGACAAGAAATGGCATGTGCACATGGAATTACAGTTAGGTCCCATCTTCTGCATTCACACTTTTTCTCCTTGATATCCACAATGAATTGGTAGTCTCTGTCCTGAACCTGGAAAATACCTTCTCCAGAAGGCATAGCATAGCATGTGGATGCCCACTCTGTGTTCTTGTTCAGTTTCTTCCTAATCTTGGGACAGGTGTGTCCTAGCCACTCTTCTCCCACCTCCTTCTACTTTGTATAGTGCCTTGTCATCAGCTGACCCTTGATCAGCTCAAGCATGCTTAGGATGGGCATTTCCCTTGCCTCCAGAATGTATTTGTTAAAAACCTCACACATGttgtttagaagaacatcacaCTTTGGAAAGGTACTAAAAAATGCTCTAGTCCAAGTTTGTGGTGGCATCTTCTCTAGCCATTCATAAGCCTTTTTATCTAGTGTCCTCATCTTATCCATGTTTCTGTTCCACTGAGGAACTGAACTAGATCTAGCACAAGACCAGAGTTGGTTTTTTAGATTCTCACCTTTGAAGTGTTGTTGGAAATTTGAGTATAAGTGCCTCACACAGAATCTGTGCTCTGATTCTAGAAACACCTTTTGCACTGCTGGAATGAGGCCCTGCATAGCaataagatggttagaattgcAGTGCAATTGATTGTGGCACTTGAAATAAATAGATGCAACTAGTGTCGTCATCACCTTTTGTTTGTCTGTCATTATGGTCCAGGGAAAGGTGTTCGCAATACCAAGATCTGTCTTCAATGTCTCTAGAAACCATGTCCAAGATGAAAGTGATTCAACCTCAACAATTCCAAGTGCGATTGGATACATGCAGTCATTGGGGTCTATGCCTACTGTAGTAAGAATATGTCCCCCATACTTAGTTTTTATGTGACAGCCATCCAGAAATATCAGAGGCCTACAAGCAGACAAAAATCCCCTTTTGCAAGCATCTAAGGACAAGTATAGTGTACTGAAGATGTTACCATcaagcactgttcgcctaaacggtcgtttagcccgtttacacaccgtgtaaacgctacacagtggtgcgccgtttctgtttaatcacccgtttaccccgtttaattggctgtttagcccgtttaatgggacgttttgcccgaataatggctaaacggtaggtgaccgactgtttaccgtttagcgtttaggaaaacattgccaTCAAGTGTCAGAAAGAAAGAGGTACCAGGGTTTGATTTTCTAAGCTCATTGCCATAATCCCATAACAACTTGTACTGCTCCACCTCATCACCCATAACTGTTTGCATGGCCAGCCTTCTAGCTCTTTGCAACTTGGACCTTGATGGAGTTAGGTTCCACTCCTTTTGAACAACCCTTCCAAAGTTTGCTATGCTCATCTTCTTGTCAACCCTGAATGATTCTAGGTACTTCTCTGCTAGCCACCTAGAGGTGCACCTCTTGACAACCCACTTCCTATGGCAGTTGTgggtaccttggtaggtttttaTGACCATTCCATTTGACCTATTGTCCACTGATCCATACAGCAACCAAGGGCATCCATCTGCACACTGTGCCTTCAACCTCTTCTGCTCATTCCTTGAGAACCAGATGTCCACTCTTTGCTTCACACTATACTCAGTGACAGCCTTCCTAAGTACCTCAACCGATTCAAAGAGCATACCCACCTTGAATATTGGATTGCCCACGTCCTGGTCTCTAAAATTAATGAACCTCAAGCCTCCTTCACCTTCTCCATCTGAGTCTGGCAGCTGCAAATCTTCATCATCAGTTGACATATCATCAACAATACTGTGAATTTGTTTGCCCTTCTGTGCCTTCTTCCCTTTCTATACCTTCTTGCCTGTGGCAACTCCCTCATCTGGCACTTAGTCATCCACACAATCTTCTGACAAATCATCATCATCCTAATCAATTTCATAGTCTGAGTTATGGAAGTCAGAGTCATCATCAGTCTCACTGGGAGATCTTAGATCGCAATAGAACTCTAGAAGCTTTTCACCTTCTTTACTAGGAACTCTGTCAACATTGCGAGGGCTCAGACCCTTGGGCAAGGATGCAATTGGGTTTACAACTAGGTCATCCCAATCTAGCCCACTAATAGTGTCATCATGGTCTAGATACAGAACAAAATTCTTAACCCTGTGCACTAGTAAAGCCATCACAATTATGTCTGTATCTATACTAATTTCTCTAAGTCCTTGTTCAAAAGTCAGTCCTGGTAGCAACCAATAGACCTTCATTACTGGATTCCTTGGGTAATGCAACTTAAAGGCTAACTCATCAAACCACCGGGGAGACCATGTAGCTACTTCACAGTGATCGAACCAATTGACCCTTTCATGAGCATAAGCTTTATCAGAACCTTGACCAACAAAGTACCCACCATGGTGAACCTCAACCGTgaattcttcatcatcatcacctaTATTATGAACGTACTAACACATCAGAAAAACCCACTACAAAACCCCAACCCGTCACCTCAAAAAAATCACAAACCCTAACAGCAACAAAATCATGATTTTTCGTATCTAAGCTCAAGCACAGCCAGAGAACAACAATCTACAACCACTGAATCCAAGGATTTGGGCATCGATATAGTACTTACCGTATTGGGGCGGTGCATCCCCTTTTCTACGCAATGTAGCCACCATCTTCTGGATTCTGCGAGATCAGCGTAGGAAGGCACAAGCGGGAGGTGGATCGGATCCGAACTCGGTGGTGAATCAGCGCCGCTCGCCGACGGCCACCGCTCGCCACGCCCGCGGTCTCTCCTACCCCTTCGAGCTGCATCTCCTTGACGACAAGACGAGTGGGGAAAGAACTGGAAGCAGAAAAGTCTAGAGGGGCTGCCTACAATTTTACCCAATGCCCTCCACCCTCACGTGATGAGCAGATGCTTATTGATCCACCCTAGACGCCACATGGACAGCCATGTCGGTTAAAAAAACTAGAACAAAGCGGTATGGCCCAGGAATGCGCCACTGACAAAGATGATGGACCCAAAAATCCACTttcagagttgatggacctaagtgaaacTTCGGTACAAGTTGATGGACTAGTGTTGCATTTAACTCTATAAATTATGCTCGATAGATTTCTGATTTAGTGCAGCACGCAGCACTCTAGTAACATTCCATGGGTTGCTTCTTGATCATTCATCCAGCTATCTCTATACTCCTTAGCCAAACAGCATAATAATTCTCCGAGCGGCGGGGTGCGGGAGCAGCAGAGTGTCAATGTGTTGACACACGCCACAACCAACCCTATACAGATGACACGTACAGCAAGATTAGCTTTCAAGCTTCGTGTAGTGGCAAATCTTAGCGATATAGATGATGTTCTCAAAACAGTCCTGGAGATTCAGCATAATGATCAATTTCGACCGACTTCTAATCAAACAATTGTGGCCTcatcgggcgtgccaaaaagcgtgttgacacaaaaatgtggcgatgtgatcaacacatagTAAGCCagaagatctgagtggaacgagaccagagatctgcctggcttcaacaCAAAACCAGTTGATTCTAAAAACCCAACGACGTACCAGTCAATTTAACCTACAATTGACGAGGagggaaaatcttatcagtaaattaaggtggaacatgttggcgtcgcaccagacagttccaaatatacggctacatagccgattcaataaggctatcgactaaatagtcgatatccggcgtatccataagaagcgatataagaaaacatcatcggctaaatggaacatgatcaaTATAAAGCGTCGaaccgataagtttgatgaaaatagtataacatgcgaacaaatcgactgtctaatataaatgaatctataaATAGTTtggatctaatctattatcatcaacagtgaggttcgatcggatcaatgcagctttggtaatgataacaaactaaaaccaaagaatctataaaaacatctatatgttgacatattcataaaaacatgctatatacgtgagagtataggcaaatcggctaaaatagccgatgcagtcatagcacataaacagagtacatatctcgaacatgaacaagaccactaatcgataatctctaatctaaagtcttactagtgaggttcgactggatccaTACAGCTATGGTattgtcattagattagatctcattaactagcgagattattcaagattgaaacataactttagatgcatactatgtttgattagaATAGAGATAAAATAACCGATCTAGCGAAATTAAGCCATCGATtttaagatttaaagcgtgaccagatcaaaggacgaccaattaagatgatatgatgacgATCTATCTATATCTCAATCAGATAatttattataattaataaaatattaattataacaagatcgataactggtaaatcaaccaaaaacagcaagaaaaatcttactaatcttagcagattcgataaccggtgatattgtattaaacaaca
It encodes:
- the LOC136465769 gene encoding uncharacterized protein, which encodes MSTDDEDLQLPDSDGEGEGGLRFINFRDQDVGNPIFKVGMLFESVEVLRKAVTEYSVKQRVDIWFSRNEQKRLKAQCADGCPWLLYGSVDNRSNGMVIKTYQGTHNCHRKWVVKRCTSRWLAEKYLESFRVDKKMSIANFGRVVQKEWNLTPSRSKLQRARRLAMQTVMGDEVEQYKLLWDYGNELRKSNPETLKTDLGIANTFPWTIMTDKQKGLIPAVQKVFLESEHRFCVRHLYSNFQQHFKGIFQVQDRDYQFIVDIKEKKCECRRWDLTVIPCAHAISCLRHERVAPESVLPECYSTTSYLLAYGQHIRPCKDKSTWDKVASTEILPPIYDKKVVMWSDSTIPLMSQLSATMVSHMEQESTQSRIQVNQPLPDSAFISSNIPAARPVPLTTISKSERKRIATMKAQELHLQKKKAPTEAEN